ATACCGGAAAGCCTAGCTCTCCCCACCTCACCTTCTCATGTACCTCACAGATAATGACAGGTTTCACTCTGTCTCCATGGATAGCACAGGGGGAAAAGTGTTATAAAGGCAGAACTTCCAGCGCTCTGGGTGGGTGGTAGGCCAGGAAAGCCAGATGTATCCTTCACAGTTGGCATTGGTAATATGAAACATGGTCGTTTGATATGGTTTAATTTGGACGTGGTTGTGAAAGACAGTGTAGGGTCATAGATAGAGCATGCTGTTTAGACTTAGACTTGAACTAAGTAACTAGGTAACTGCCTTGCTGCCAGTGGGAATGTGGTAAGTTACTAATACTTCTCCCAAACTCAATTTCTTCATTACTAAGATGTATAAAAAGGCTATGTGAGAATCAAATTACATTGTGTACATAACGGACCCAGTGTATGATCTAACCTATAATGCACTACTAAAAAATGATATCTGTTACTGTTGTTACTAGTTAAAGAAGGCAAAAGATGGAAGGTTCTAACTGGACCATGGAGTCTGACCAGTAACTTTTTCTCCCAGGAGAGTTAAGCCCTGTGTCTCCAATATGGAAGTGGAGAACCAGACACGGGTCACCAGGTTCATCCTGGTGGGGTTCCCTGGGAGCTGGGGCATGCGTGCAGCAGTGTTCCTCATGTTCCTCGTGGCCTATATTCTGACAGTGGCTGAAAATGTGACCATCATCCTGTTGGTGCAGCAGAACCGGCCACTGCACaagcccatgtacttcttcctggccAACTTGTCCTTCCTGGAGACCTGGTACATCTCTGTGACGGTACCCAAGCTGCTGTTTAGTTTTTGGTCCGTGAGCAACAACATCTCCTTCGCTCACTGTATGATACAACTTTACTTCTTCATTGCACTCATGTGCACGGAGTGCGTGCTCCTGGCCGCCATGGCCTAcgaccgctacgtggccatctgccgCCCACTGCACTACCCCACCATTATGAGCCACGGGCTCTGCTTCCGCCTGGCTCTTGGCTCCTGGACCATTGGCTTTGGCATCTCCTTGGCTAAGACCTACTTCATCTCTCGCCTCAGCTTCTGCGGCCCCAATGTCATCAACCATTTCTTCTGCGACATCTCCCCGGTCCTTAACCTGTCCTGCACAGACATGTCCACAGCTGAGCTGGTGGACTTTGTCCTGGCACTGGTcgtcttcctcctccccctcactGTCACTGTCCTGTCTTATGGATGCATCCTGGCCACCGTTGTGCGCATGCCCACAGGCAAGCAGAAGGCGTTTTCTACTTGTGCCTCCCACCTCGTGGTGGTCACCATCTTCTACTCAGCGACGATTTTCATGTATGCCCGGCCCCGAGCCATTCACGCCTTCAACATGAACAAAGTCATTTCCATCTTCTATGCCATTGTCACCCCTGCCCTCAACCCTTTCATTTATTGTCTAAGGAACCGAGAGGTCAAAGAGGCGCTGAAGAAACTGGCTTATTGCCAGGCCAGATCTGACTAGTCTGTTACAAGTGATTAGAGGAAGTAATTTGATTTGGAGCCTGCTCTTCAACCCCCATCCTTTCTCCTTTCATGCCTCAGCTGGATATTAACATATTACTCATGTTAATGTGACCTCACCACATCCACGTTAACCGTCAGCTCTTAGTTGTGTCCTGAGATCTCCATCTGTGCCTGTGGTCTGTGTTTTAAGGGCATGCCCTTTGAACAGCGAGTGCTCTTTGACTGTGATCCAAAATGGGGTTTCTACGATTGTGAGTAAATTCCTGAGTTgagtgggagagagagatggCAGCATATGAATTAGCTGTTTTAGGATCTAGCAAGCACTATACTCTCTGGGGAATCAGATTTGGTGACGGCTTCCTGACTTCTCAGCTTCCTGGCTGAGACAGAGGTAGCTGCTCCTTTAATAATCCCATTCTGAATTTGATGCCAGGAGTCAATCTTGGTGGCAAAGACTAGAGGAACAGTCTCTAGCCTCTTTCAACACTTGTTGTTAACACCCATTTCCCTGCATTAAATACTTTTCTGCTTCAAAATAGCTGGAGTGCTTTCTGTTACCTGCAAGGTGTCATCTATAAGTGAACTATACCTTTCACAGTTTACATTTTGTCTTCTGATATAACTTATTCAGTTGTTTTGTGTTGAATTTCATATTTCCTTCCTAGATGTCACAGCATATTTATTTGTATCCTCCAGTGGATGAGCACCTGATAGctgataaataaaagaatatcatCACATATATTACTTGCTGAAGGAAGCTTGCACTCACAGTCCTCTTTCCTTCTGGTCTCAGTCATCTCACTCCGCTTCAGCTTTCTTTTACTTCCTCTGGCCTCACTCTCTTACCTCATATACAAATAACTAGGCCAGTCTTAGGAATTAGCAGATTTTCATCCTGTACCACAGTGACTCTCTACTCTCCTACTTATTTATCTGCCACCCTACCCATGTAAGCTTTACTTTTTGATAAAATGGGCCCACACACCTGCAGAAGTGCGTATGGATATACCTACTCTTGGCTCACAGTTCTGACAAAGGCAACGGGAGCTATACTTTAAGCTGTATTCAGTGCAACATGCTGATGTCAGTAGGAATTTAAAGATTCtattgtgtgtgctgtgtgttcagtcatgtccaactctttgtgaccccaagcctgccaggttcctttgtccatggaattttccaggcaagaatactggagtaggttgccattgcctactccaggggatctccctgattcAAGGATTAACACATGTCTCCtctattgacaggcagattttttaccactgcgccacctgtgaagccccataTTGATTCATATAATTACCTTATTTGGTTATAGAAGGAAGATAAcacttcaaaacaatgattttttttgatTTTCAATCAACTCGTGAGGCAACCACTtatcgagctttttcacctttccaatttaaGTGTCGAATTGCCATAGAATGGTTGGTGCTGAATTCTTCGGCAACTTCTCACATAGTTGCAGGAGGATCAGCTTCAGTGACACTCTCaactggtcattgtcaacttctgatggccggCCACTGTGCTCCTTATATTCCAGGCTCTCGTTTCCTTTGCAAAACCATCACTACACTGTACATTTGTTAGAAgttctgggccaaatgcattgttgatgatACAAATGGTCTCCTCTGCTTTACCACCTATCTTtaactggaataaaaaaaaaaaatcgcttgaatttgctttttgcctAACATCACTTCTATagcctaaaatataaaataagcaacaagtaATAAACCCTtaacaaaaaacataaagtgaggaaatgcacattaaaatgatgttcaacataactacattcatttaaaaataaccatacggtagctttatttttagtttttttttttttttttttagtttttaaaagaatctgcattctgttctccagagtgactgcaccaatttacattccgaacaacagtgtaggagtgttctccataccttctccagtatttattatttgtggacTTGTTGATGATGGAATACTTTAGTAACAGTGGTCTAGGAATGCCTATGAGAAGGTAATATTTTACATAAAGCCTGAATAATGAGTCGTGCCAAGTAAAATGCAGTGACTGAAAATCACAGGTTCTGGGCCCACTTTGGAGCTAGTTCCTGCTATATAAACTTGGGGAAGTTTAAACTTTCTGTGTCTgtcttctcatttgtaaaatgaggctcATAACTGAACCTACTCCATTGCAATGGTTTGAAGATAAGTAAATAGAAGTACTTAATCAGTACTCAGCACAGAGTAAGTGTTCTAACTTACTTAAagggttatttttgtttttgtgtcaggCAAAGTTTTACAGGCATAACATGTACTGAGCGCAGGAGCTTGTAGTGAGAACTAGAGCAACATGTTGCATGAAGAAGGCTAACAGTGCTGGAAGTAAAGTAAACTTGTAGTATAATTATTCCAGTTTAGACAtttatactgggcttccctggtggctcagctggtaaagaatctgcattcaacgtgggagccctgggtttgatccctgggttgggaaaatcctctggaggagggaacagctacccactccagtattccacgGACTatttagtccatggagtcacaaagagtcggacacaattaagGAAATGCATCCATATGGGAATAATTAGGGGGATGTTCATTGCAATGTTGTTTATAacagaaaaaattgaaaaagcccagcatgttaaaaaaatagAGCTGGATAGAATAAAATGTCCTCGTGAGGGAAAATATTGTAGCTAAAAAAATATGGCATGGAATTTTTTTATTGATAGTATAACTCACATTACACTATTGAGTAAAAAGCAGTTTGCAAATAAGTAATTACAAAAATGATGTATAGCATGATCCCATAAAATACAGGAATATGTGGCATATgtgtactttttttaaaagagataaaagaaggAAGCATGAATAATTTTCAGACTGCAAGGATGACAGTAGATAGAtcaaatattaatcaaattaaagtTTAATAACCCAGTAGTATTTGAGAGAGCTAGGCAGCTATTTCTTTAACCTGATTCTTACATTTTGTACTTGTGATATTATGCTAAGGCAGAATAACAATGAACATCAAAATTGTTATTCTGCCTTGCTGTAATatggttttcctttttccttgttgtttattGCCAGATTCTTTTGAGACCCAGAAGCCTCTGTGAGTTGGGCTGGTTTAGACCCCATAAATGTGTACATAGGTAAACAtctatattaaaatatgaaatttagaTAAATTAATATTTCTAATTTATAACAGAGTATACACAAATGCTGTCTGTAGtttatttgatattaaaaaatcTGAAGCCTCAAACAGAGAGGCAAAGCTTCTGGATCAAAACAACTTCATCAACCTTGCCTTTTGCTGTACAGGTTGTCATGGTAACAGGAGGGCGCAGAACTGAGAGCATACTAAAGCAGTCATTGTGACTCTACACGAAACATACTTGACATTTGGAGCATTTCCCTTTTGATTCATGATTAGACTGAAATGTCCCCATGGTGGGCTGAGGTCATGTGGCCAATactaatctgaaaagaaaaacatctagAGATACAGAAACAAAATAGAAGTATTTATCTAGGAGTGGATGCATTGCAAGCATTTGTGTCTCTTCCGCCTCCCTCTGGTCctcctccattttttttcttacctaatattttcttttttttaatttatttttaattggagtgtaattgctttagtTTTTCCTGTAACAAAGTGAAACagatgtatgcatacatatatcccctcccaccccacccctctagatcatcacagagcacagagctgaactccctgtgttatacatcagctttccactagctatctatttacaTGTTTGCTTCAtattttcctctgcttttctactTAATAAATGCTGTGTTGCTTGTTTCCTAGATTGCCCCCTAAATGAAAATACTACTCTGCTCccgtcactctcctctttaaaacGCTTCATTGTTTTCTCCTCACCGTCTACAAAGACGACGTCCTTAGCTTGGTCATAAAGCTCTCTGATGTCCTGCCCATGCTTCCCCATCGGCACCCAGttctccagcatcagggccaGATATTCCCACCTAGCACTTTTGTTCTCAAACGTCTTATAGTTTGTAAAACACAACGTGTTCTTTTAGGCGTGCCTGTCTTGTGTTCAGGCTgtttcctgaatttctttcaagAATCTTAACAAGAAGTGCCTGCATTTCCTGTCTGATGCACAATCAGCTGTCTTATGTTCTCTTCTTGATATCAAAGGAACAGGAACTCATCTCATTCATCTTTGTTTCCCTAGATTCTGACACAGCCCCTGGAATACAGTTGATGCCTGATTAACATTGCTAATGTATGCTGAACTAAGGGagattgttttactttttagattccacatataaatgacaaTACagtgtatttgtctttgtctgacttacttcactaagcataatactctcttGACCCATCCactttgttgcaaatggcagaatttcatgcttttctgtggctgagtagtagtccattatgtgtgtgtgtgtgtgtgtgtgtgtgtgtgtgtgtgtgtgtacatacccggcatctttatccattcatctattgatggacatttacattgcttctacatcttggctattgtaaataatgctggtaTGATcatttgggtgcatgtatctttttgaattagtttttattttcttcaggtcATATGgttattctatttttagttttttgaagcaGCTCCATGCTGTGTTCtatagtgtgtgttagtcactcagtcgtgtccaacattttgtgaccccatgggctgtagcccaccaggctcctctgttcatgaggttctccagtcaagaatactgagtttccacttccttctccaggagatcttcctgacccagggatcaaacctgggcctcctgcattgcaggcggattcttggccacctgagccaccagggttccATAGCAGTTGTACCAATTTacgagacaccagggaagtccaatcctACCTACAGTATACACCAAATATTCCCTTTTCTCAACATGCTCACCAACacttgtaatttattttctatttggtgatggccattttgacagaTATGAGATGATAtctgttgttttgattttcatttctctgatgattagcagtattgattatcttttcatgttcctgttggccatctttatatcttctttggaaaaatgtctattcaggtttctgcccatttttaaattgagtttttttttttttttttttaaatattgagttatcttgactgtttttatattttggatattaaccccttattggtcacatcatttgcaattattttctcccatcagtagattatttttattttttcagtggtctCCAtggctgtgcaaaaacttttaatgaggtgtcatttgcttatttttgcttttatttcttttggattaGGAGgcagatctgcaaaaaataaaatattgcagctatttatgtcaaagagtgttcagcctatgttctcttctaggagttttatgctttcaggtcttacatttagaactttaatcgagtttatttttgtatatgttgtgaGGAAGTTTTCAAATCCCATTCCTTTACAGTTTACCcaataccacttattgaagattgtcttttctccgttgtatattcttgtcaggcttcccttgtggctcagttggtaaagaatcctcctgcaatgcaggagacctgggttcaatccctgggttgggaagatatcctggagaagggaaaggctacccactccaatattctagcctcAAGAATTACATGTACTGTATAGTCTGTGGTGTCgcaaaatagttggacacaattgagtgactttcactttcttttttgtcGAAGATTAATGACCATaactgtgtgggtttatttctgggctctctgtttcaCTGATTTATGTACCAGTACTGTGATTCTCTGATTACTATAGTTTTATTGTATAGTCTAGGCTCTTCAATTCGTTGAGATGAGTTTTGTGGTCTAGCATATGATCTATCTTAGAGAAAGTTTCAcgtacacttgaaaagaatgtgtattctgctgtttttgagtGAAATATTCTGTACATGTCTATTAAGTcaaactggtctattgtatcatttaagaccACTGTGTCCT
This is a stretch of genomic DNA from Dama dama isolate Ldn47 chromosome 18, ASM3311817v1, whole genome shotgun sequence. It encodes these proteins:
- the LOC133072939 gene encoding olfactory receptor 6B1; the encoded protein is MEVENQTRVTRFILVGFPGSWGMRAAVFLMFLVAYILTVAENVTIILLVQQNRPLHKPMYFFLANLSFLETWYISVTVPKLLFSFWSVSNNISFAHCMIQLYFFIALMCTECVLLAAMAYDRYVAICRPLHYPTIMSHGLCFRLALGSWTIGFGISLAKTYFISRLSFCGPNVINHFFCDISPVLNLSCTDMSTAELVDFVLALVVFLLPLTVTVLSYGCILATVVRMPTGKQKAFSTCASHLVVVTIFYSATIFMYARPRAIHAFNMNKVISIFYAIVTPALNPFIYCLRNREVKEALKKLAYCQARSD